In a single window of the uncultured Dysgonomonas sp. genome:
- the gldM gene encoding gliding motility protein GldM, which produces MALSRGQMTRQKMINLMYLVFIAMLALNVSTEVLDGFVLVNDNLQENIEVTAARNKQIYADIDQAYANNREKTQVGFDISRDVRRKTDSLFNYIQYLKQEIAKKSDGANADINNLKSKDNLDASSEVMISPVGGQGNKLKKALDEYRESILTLISDNTKKDVVSKTLSTQPNERAKKDGKSWLQASFDRMPSIAAITFLSELQVNVKQAEGEVLNNLIQDIDIKDMRVNQLSAFVVPQSSMVMRGTTYSAQIIMAAVDTTQRPRIVVNGKELPEDKNGLYEFAATGTGKQTFNGFIEMLDRSGFPLKREFTQEYTVMEPMATVAPLLMDVLYSGIPNQISISVPGVPISEVSATAVDGGTLSALGNGIWVASPSPSKIGQKFVITVSARVNGATQTVARKEFRIRPLPPALAYIDYKDANGNQRKFRKGALSRALILNSPGIKASIDDGILDIQFTVLSFRTYSFDAMGNTTPELSNGANFSQRQIEQIRKMNRGTRFFIGDIKVKGPDGVEQETNPMQVTIN; this is translated from the coding sequence ATGGCATTAAGTAGAGGGCAAATGACGCGGCAGAAGATGATAAATCTGATGTATCTGGTTTTTATTGCTATGCTCGCTTTAAATGTATCGACAGAAGTACTCGATGGATTCGTATTGGTAAATGATAATCTTCAGGAAAATATAGAGGTTACAGCTGCACGGAATAAACAAATTTATGCAGATATAGATCAGGCATATGCTAATAATAGGGAAAAAACGCAGGTAGGATTTGATATATCACGAGATGTAAGGCGCAAAACCGATTCACTTTTCAATTATATCCAATATCTAAAACAGGAAATAGCAAAGAAGAGTGACGGGGCAAATGCCGATATTAATAACCTGAAATCGAAAGACAATCTTGATGCCTCATCCGAAGTAATGATTTCTCCCGTCGGCGGACAGGGAAATAAACTGAAGAAAGCGTTGGATGAATACAGAGAAAGCATATTAACCCTGATATCTGATAATACAAAAAAAGATGTGGTCAGTAAGACCCTTTCTACTCAGCCAAATGAAAGGGCTAAGAAAGACGGGAAAAGCTGGTTACAGGCTTCTTTCGATAGAATGCCAAGTATTGCCGCTATAACTTTTTTATCAGAGTTGCAGGTGAATGTGAAGCAGGCGGAAGGAGAAGTTCTGAATAATTTGATTCAGGATATTGATATAAAAGACATGCGGGTCAATCAATTGAGTGCTTTTGTCGTTCCTCAATCTAGCATGGTAATGCGCGGGACAACATATTCGGCACAGATTATCATGGCCGCGGTCGATACAACCCAGCGTCCGCGTATCGTTGTCAATGGCAAAGAGTTGCCGGAAGATAAAAACGGTTTATATGAATTTGCCGCTACAGGTACAGGAAAGCAGACTTTCAATGGATTCATAGAAATGCTGGACCGGAGCGGATTCCCATTGAAACGGGAATTTACTCAGGAATATACTGTTATGGAGCCGATGGCTACAGTTGCACCTTTGCTGATGGATGTACTTTATTCAGGTATTCCTAATCAGATTAGTATATCTGTTCCCGGTGTCCCTATAAGTGAAGTTTCGGCGACAGCTGTAGATGGCGGAACTTTGAGTGCATTAGGCAATGGAATTTGGGTAGCTTCGCCTTCTCCATCTAAAATAGGGCAAAAATTTGTAATTACCGTATCAGCGAGAGTGAATGGAGCGACTCAAACTGTAGCAAGAAAAGAATTCAGGATACGTCCATTACCACCGGCGTTGGCATATATTGATTATAAAGATGCTAATGGTAACCAGAGGAAGTTTAGAAAAGGTGCTCTGTCCAGAGCCTTGATACTAAATTCCCCGGGGATTAAGGCTTCAATAGATGATGGTATTCTTGATATTCAATTTACAGTATTAAGTTTCAGAACATATTCGTTTGATGCAATGGGAAATACTACACCGGAATTATCGAATGGTGCTAATTTCTCTCAACGTCAGATAGAACAAATAAGAAAAATGAATAGAGGGACACGTTTCTTCATCGGCGACATCAAGGTAAAAGGTCCTGATGGGGTTGAAC
- the gldL gene encoding gliding motility protein GldL yields MTKKESVKHFISSRKGQIIFNYLYSWGAAVVIIGAMFKIIHLPFADYILMAGMITEAVVFFISAFDYISPTPATETVSNAGVIIGSSVTSGTVVTPQAAAAVRTESGKGKVEGSGSVVVVAGGGGGSISGGSFSGSGAISAGSTGGGANAGVNQTASTGTYSSGASGGTNASAKNITPEYAQSLNDTAQNLEEFSTTIQSLNEASQKLLGAYKHVTETQGFVDNLATLNQNVSGLNDVFNTQLQTITEQMSAIRYINDSLIRMKGLYDGAIGDSYMFREESAKMTKHIEALNNVYARLLQAMTTNNNNMNPTNF; encoded by the coding sequence ATGACGAAGAAGGAAAGCGTTAAACATTTTATATCCAGCCGAAAAGGTCAGATAATATTCAACTATTTATATAGCTGGGGTGCTGCAGTAGTTATTATTGGAGCTATGTTTAAGATAATTCATCTTCCTTTTGCCGATTATATATTAATGGCGGGGATGATTACCGAGGCCGTAGTTTTCTTTATCTCAGCATTCGATTATATCTCCCCCACTCCGGCAACAGAAACTGTATCTAATGCAGGAGTGATTATTGGCAGTAGTGTTACGAGCGGTACAGTTGTAACTCCTCAGGCAGCAGCTGCTGTAAGGACAGAATCAGGTAAAGGTAAAGTCGAAGGTTCTGGTTCGGTAGTTGTTGTTGCAGGTGGTGGAGGTGGAAGTATCTCCGGAGGAAGTTTTTCAGGCTCAGGGGCGATATCTGCCGGTAGTACCGGAGGTGGTGCTAATGCCGGAGTAAATCAGACAGCGTCAACGGGAACATATTCTTCGGGTGCGTCAGGTGGTACGAATGCTTCAGCAAAAAATATAACACCTGAATATGCTCAGAGTTTGAATGATACTGCTCAAAATCTGGAAGAATTTTCTACTACTATACAATCGTTGAATGAAGCATCTCAGAAACTGTTGGGAGCTTATAAGCACGTTACCGAAACTCAAGGTTTTGTAGATAACTTAGCGACATTAAATCAAAATGTAAGTGGACTGAATGATGTATTCAATACACAGCTACAGACTATAACAGAGCAAATGTCGGCCATCAGATATATAAACGATAGCTTGATCCGTATGAAAGGTTTATATGACGGAGCTATTGGCGATAGTTATATGTTCAGGGAAGAATCTGCAAAAATGACTAAGCATATAGAAGCGTTGAATAACGTATATGCTCGTTTATTACAGGCTATGACAACAAATAATAACAATATGAACCCAACTAATTTTTAA
- a CDS encoding SUMF1/EgtB/PvdO family nonheme iron enzyme has protein sequence MNKKTLLTSLLLICVSIVSFAQTNQSEQYSVPTRNEYLQKDPVWFISIGAGGQVYFGEDDNGVPGNRIGLDKRVTFAPTLTIGRRMSNIITLRLQLSGGSLHGFNDGWNGTYTRWWKDGANGEDFMRLSKDPQWDYMGWVEGVDYEYSAVDGTGVPVYHPARGGKFGAENQNYYMQHMRYFSATGDISLNLLNLLKGYQPNRRFEVSPFAGVGWYQRFAHMGTLNNTFFGGSLGLNLGFNLTRKFQIFAEGRGVIISDKFDGQQGDMSNNGIAQATMGVTYKFGEPKYIDPAIETRLVMPYNIARGCDKMVLVPGGNIEMGTGVDPLWGDSVPRKLVAVSPFWMDETEVTNKQYREFVYWVRDSIIRERLADPAYAGDPTYKVLVRPSDNSFTSVGQRLNWTKPIPWKNPTSREAAAINSVVGGNPFGADKGGLLVSAMNYKYDWFDSKSYYAFLGKMRAGEATAIAITKDTAYVNSRGDIVRETLSRMSHGDRIDFTNTYIVNIYPDVMSWMTDFANAKSERYVESYFTTKAYDNFPVVGVSWEAADAYCAWRTDRYIADGKCSQTGFEGYRLPTEAEWEFAARNGRSELEYPWYSDQTHTTDGLAHANFRASKDLKDLVSPVATFLPNRFGLYDMAGNVAEWTTTTFTESVDRMADEANPDFSYRAVLADPAILKRKIVKGGSWKDATVRSGDRSVEFQDKGRSFIGFRCVRSWGVDEKGRFR, from the coding sequence ATGAACAAAAAGACTTTACTAACTTCACTACTATTGATTTGTGTATCAATAGTTTCCTTCGCACAGACAAACCAATCTGAGCAATATTCCGTCCCGACGCGGAATGAATATTTACAGAAAGACCCTGTTTGGTTTATTTCCATAGGAGCCGGAGGGCAGGTTTATTTCGGAGAAGATGATAATGGAGTACCGGGCAATCGTATAGGCCTGGATAAGAGAGTAACTTTCGCGCCTACATTGACAATCGGGCGACGAATGAGTAATATAATAACCCTACGCTTGCAGCTTTCGGGCGGTAGTCTTCATGGTTTCAATGACGGTTGGAACGGGACTTACACCCGCTGGTGGAAAGATGGAGCTAATGGGGAGGATTTTATGCGCCTATCTAAAGACCCGCAATGGGATTATATGGGTTGGGTAGAAGGCGTTGATTATGAATATAGTGCTGTAGATGGTACAGGAGTGCCTGTATATCATCCGGCAAGAGGAGGTAAATTTGGTGCCGAAAACCAAAATTACTATATGCAGCATATGCGTTATTTTAGTGCAACGGGAGATATCTCGTTGAATTTGTTGAATCTATTAAAAGGATATCAGCCAAATCGTAGATTTGAAGTGTCACCATTTGCCGGTGTGGGTTGGTATCAACGTTTTGCGCATATGGGTACACTCAATAATACATTCTTTGGCGGTAGCTTAGGTCTGAATTTAGGTTTTAACTTAACCAGAAAGTTTCAAATCTTTGCTGAAGGTAGAGGAGTTATTATTAGTGATAAATTTGATGGACAACAAGGTGATATGAGTAATAATGGTATTGCTCAGGCTACAATGGGGGTAACATATAAATTCGGAGAGCCGAAATATATTGATCCGGCCATTGAAACGCGTTTAGTTATGCCATATAATATAGCACGGGGTTGTGATAAGATGGTACTTGTACCCGGTGGTAACATAGAGATGGGTACCGGTGTAGACCCGCTTTGGGGCGACTCGGTTCCACGCAAATTGGTTGCTGTAAGTCCTTTCTGGATGGATGAAACAGAAGTGACGAACAAACAATATCGTGAATTTGTTTACTGGGTACGTGATTCCATTATCAGAGAGCGTTTGGCTGATCCGGCTTATGCAGGAGATCCTACATATAAAGTATTGGTGCGACCAAGTGATAATTCTTTCACTTCCGTAGGACAACGTTTGAACTGGACTAAACCAATTCCGTGGAAAAACCCGACAAGCAGGGAAGCTGCTGCTATTAACAGTGTAGTAGGAGGGAATCCTTTTGGTGCAGATAAAGGTGGATTGCTTGTTTCGGCAATGAATTATAAATATGATTGGTTCGACTCAAAGAGTTATTATGCTTTCCTCGGTAAAATGCGTGCAGGTGAAGCTACTGCTATCGCTATTACTAAAGATACTGCATATGTGAATTCGAGAGGGGATATTGTTCGCGAAACATTGTCAAGGATGTCTCACGGTGACCGGATCGATTTTACGAATACTTATATCGTAAATATATACCCTGATGTAATGAGCTGGATGACGGACTTCGCAAATGCAAAAAGCGAGCGTTATGTAGAAAGCTATTTTACAACTAAGGCCTATGATAATTTCCCTGTGGTTGGTGTATCCTGGGAAGCTGCCGATGCATACTGCGCATGGCGCACCGATCGTTATATTGCAGACGGTAAGTGTAGTCAGACAGGTTTTGAAGGTTATAGATTGCCTACAGAAGCAGAGTGGGAGTTTGCTGCCAGAAACGGACGTTCCGAACTGGAATATCCATGGTATTCGGACCAAACCCATACAACAGATGGTTTGGCTCATGCTAATTTCAGGGCATCTAAAGACTTAAAAGATTTGGTGTCTCCTGTGGCAACGTTCTTGCCTAACCGTTTCGGTTTGTATGATATGGCCGGAAATGTAGCAGAGTGGACCACTACAACATTTACTGAGTCTGTAGACCGTATGGCTGATGAGGCTAATCCTGATTTCAGCTATAGAGCAGTATTGGCTGATCCTGCTATCCTTAAACGTAAAATCGTAAAAGGTGGCTCGTGGAAAGATGCAACAGTACGTTCGGGAGACAGATCCGTTGAGTTCCAGGATAAGGGTCGTTCATTCATCGGTTTCAGGTGTGTGAGATCGTGGGGTGTTGATGAAAAGGGAAGATTTAGATAA
- the nifJ gene encoding pyruvate:ferredoxin (flavodoxin) oxidoreductase: MAKQKKFLTCDGNQAAAHISYMFSEVASIYPITPSSTMAEYVDEWAAAGRKNIFGEILKVQEMQSEAGAAGALHGSLQAGALTTTYTASQGLLLMIPNMYKIAGELLPSVFHVSARALAAQALSIFGDHQDVMAARQTGFAMFFSGSVQEVMDLSAVPHLATLEARIPFMNIFDGFRTSHEIQKVEEMDQNDLIPLIDQKALKEFRERALNPENPVTRGTAQNDDIYFQSREAANKFYDAVPAIVEKYLAEITKITGRKYGLFDYYGAEDADRVIIAMGSVTEAIKETVDYLNAKGEKVGLVAVHLYRPFKAEAFLAAIPKTATRIAVLDRTKEPGAPGQPLYMDTKDCFYGKEDAPTIVGGIYGLSSKDTTPAQIMSVYENLAMAMPKNDFTIGIVDDVTFKSLPMKEEVSVDESAYEAKFYGLGSDGTVGANKNTVKIIGDNTDKYCQAYFAYDSKKSGGFTASHLRFGDNPIRSTYLVNTPNFVACHVPAYLHLYDVTKGLKKNGTFLLNSVWDKEDVGNYLPDNVKKYLAVNNINFYIINATKIATEIGLGGRTNTILQSAFFKISNVIPYDLAVEQMKKFIVKSYGRKGEDVIKKNYAAVDRGIEVEKVEVPAEWANIVVGKPVEDDAPEFIKKVVRPVNAQRGYDLPVSVFVGREDGTWDHGTTEYEKRGVAAFVPVWEAENCIQCNQCAYVCPHATIRPFVLDATEQSRVPEGVELLKAQGKQFDGMGFRIQVDVLDCLGCGNCADICPGKKGNSALKMVEIGTQFPEQNNWDFMIKNVTSKAHLVDTKLNVKNSQFATPLFEFSGACSGCGETPYIKLVTQLFGDRMLIANATGCTSIYGGSAPSTPYRKNEEGKGPAWANSLFEDNAEFGLGYALANITMRDRIEKLMQQAIDKADTKQETKDLFQSWIDNKLEAEKTKELQPQILKVVEAGMAAGCDICKEIYSLKQYIIKRSIWIFGGDGWAYDIGFGGLDHVIASGEDVNILVLDTEVYSNTGGQSSKSTPVAAVAKFAAAGKKIRKKDLGMIATTYGYVYVAQVAMGANQGQCLKAIKEAEEYKGPSLVIAYSPCISHGLRKGMGHAQDEEKAAVACGYWHLWRYNPLLEEEGKNPFTMDSKEPDWSKFQEYLGSEVRYTSLQKSNPTEASDLYKAAQDNAMWRYKGYQRLAAATFEKFDETSELQN; this comes from the coding sequence ATGGCTAAACAAAAAAAATTCCTGACTTGTGATGGTAATCAGGCTGCAGCGCATATTTCATATATGTTCAGCGAAGTAGCTTCGATCTATCCTATCACACCATCGTCAACAATGGCAGAGTATGTTGATGAATGGGCGGCTGCCGGACGCAAAAATATCTTCGGCGAAATACTAAAAGTACAAGAAATGCAATCTGAGGCTGGTGCAGCAGGTGCATTGCACGGTTCACTACAAGCAGGTGCATTGACAACTACATATACCGCCTCACAAGGTTTGTTGTTGATGATCCCTAATATGTATAAGATTGCAGGAGAGCTTCTTCCGAGCGTATTCCACGTTTCGGCACGTGCATTAGCAGCTCAGGCTCTTTCTATCTTTGGAGACCATCAGGATGTTATGGCTGCACGTCAGACAGGCTTTGCGATGTTCTTCTCAGGTTCGGTGCAGGAAGTTATGGACCTTTCAGCAGTTCCTCATCTGGCAACGCTTGAAGCACGTATCCCATTTATGAATATTTTCGATGGTTTCCGTACTTCTCACGAAATACAGAAAGTAGAAGAGATGGATCAGAACGATCTGATTCCTCTGATTGACCAGAAAGCATTGAAAGAATTCCGTGAAAGAGCGTTGAATCCTGAAAACCCTGTAACCCGTGGTACAGCTCAGAACGATGATATTTATTTCCAATCCCGTGAAGCTGCTAATAAATTTTATGATGCAGTACCTGCGATAGTAGAAAAGTATCTTGCTGAAATAACAAAGATAACAGGCCGCAAGTATGGCTTGTTTGATTATTACGGAGCAGAAGATGCAGATCGCGTAATTATAGCAATGGGATCAGTAACCGAAGCTATCAAAGAAACTGTAGACTATCTGAATGCTAAAGGTGAAAAAGTAGGCCTTGTTGCTGTTCACTTGTATCGTCCGTTCAAGGCTGAAGCATTTTTGGCAGCTATACCAAAAACAGCTACAAGGATTGCTGTGCTTGACCGTACAAAAGAACCGGGAGCTCCGGGTCAACCATTGTATATGGATACAAAAGATTGTTTCTACGGAAAAGAAGATGCTCCGACTATCGTTGGCGGTATCTATGGCCTTTCGTCTAAAGATACTACTCCGGCTCAGATAATGTCAGTTTATGAAAATCTGGCAATGGCTATGCCGAAGAACGATTTCACAATCGGTATTGTGGACGACGTGACATTTAAATCTCTTCCGATGAAAGAAGAAGTTTCGGTAGATGAGTCTGCATACGAAGCTAAATTCTACGGACTAGGTTCTGATGGTACAGTGGGTGCAAATAAGAATACGGTAAAAATTATTGGTGATAATACAGATAAATATTGTCAGGCATATTTTGCATATGACTCTAAGAAGTCGGGAGGTTTTACAGCTTCTCACCTTCGTTTCGGTGACAATCCTATCCGTTCCACATATTTGGTTAATACACCAAACTTTGTAGCATGTCACGTTCCTGCTTACCTTCATCTTTATGATGTAACCAAAGGTTTGAAGAAAAACGGTACATTCCTTCTTAACTCAGTATGGGATAAAGAAGATGTAGGAAACTATCTTCCTGATAATGTGAAGAAATATCTGGCTGTAAATAATATCAATTTCTATATTATTAATGCAACTAAGATTGCGACAGAAATTGGTCTTGGTGGTCGTACAAATACAATCCTTCAATCTGCATTCTTCAAAATTTCGAATGTGATTCCTTACGATTTAGCTGTAGAGCAGATGAAGAAATTCATCGTTAAGTCATACGGACGTAAAGGAGAAGATGTAATTAAGAAGAACTATGCTGCGGTAGACCGTGGTATTGAAGTAGAAAAAGTAGAAGTGCCTGCTGAATGGGCTAATATAGTAGTTGGTAAACCTGTAGAGGATGATGCACCTGAATTTATCAAAAAAGTGGTACGTCCTGTGAATGCTCAGCGTGGTTATGATCTTCCTGTATCTGTATTCGTAGGCCGTGAAGATGGTACATGGGATCATGGTACAACCGAATACGAAAAACGCGGAGTGGCAGCTTTCGTTCCTGTTTGGGAAGCTGAGAACTGTATACAGTGTAACCAGTGTGCTTATGTGTGTCCTCATGCTACTATCCGTCCATTTGTACTAGATGCAACAGAGCAGTCTAGAGTTCCGGAAGGAGTAGAATTACTTAAGGCACAAGGTAAACAATTTGATGGAATGGGATTCCGTATTCAGGTAGACGTGTTAGACTGTCTGGGTTGTGGAAACTGTGCAGATATCTGTCCGGGCAAAAAAGGTAACTCAGCCCTTAAGATGGTTGAAATAGGTACACAATTCCCTGAACAAAATAACTGGGATTTCATGATAAAGAATGTAACCAGCAAGGCTCACCTTGTGGATACTAAACTGAATGTGAAAAACTCTCAGTTTGCAACTCCATTATTCGAGTTCTCCGGAGCATGTTCCGGTTGTGGTGAAACTCCATATATCAAACTTGTTACTCAATTGTTTGGAGACCGTATGTTGATTGCCAATGCCACAGGTTGTACTTCTATCTATGGTGGTTCGGCTCCTTCAACTCCTTATCGTAAGAATGAAGAGGGTAAAGGTCCGGCATGGGCTAATTCATTGTTCGAAGATAATGCAGAGTTTGGATTGGGTTATGCTTTGGCTAATATTACCATGCGCGATAGAATAGAAAAGTTGATGCAACAGGCTATCGACAAAGCAGACACAAAACAGGAAACAAAAGACCTGTTCCAGTCTTGGATCGATAATAAGCTGGAGGCAGAGAAGACCAAAGAACTTCAACCACAAATATTGAAAGTCGTTGAAGCAGGCATGGCTGCCGGTTGTGATATTTGTAAAGAAATCTATTCATTGAAACAATACATAATCAAACGCTCTATCTGGATCTTTGGAGGTGACGGTTGGGCTTATGATATAGGTTTCGGTGGCCTTGACCATGTGATTGCTTCGGGTGAAGATGTAAATATTCTTGTGCTCGATACAGAGGTTTACTCTAATACAGGAGGTCAGTCTTCAAAATCTACTCCGGTAGCTGCTGTTGCTAAATTTGCTGCTGCAGGCAAGAAAATCCGTAAGAAAGACCTTGGTATGATTGCAACTACCTATGGATATGTATATGTTGCTCAGGTAGCAATGGGTGCTAATCAGGGACAATGTCTGAAAGCAATTAAAGAAGCTGAAGAATACAAAGGTCCATCATTGGTTATCGCATATTCACCTTGTATCAGCCACGGATTGCGTAAAGGGATGGGACATGCACAAGATGAAGAAAAAGCAGCGGTTGCTTGCGGATACTGGCACTTGTGGCGTTACAATCCACTGTTGGAAGAAGAAGGAAAAAATCCGTTTACTATGGATAGTAAAGAGCCGGATTGGTCTAAGTTCCAGGAATATCTGGGTAGTGAGGTTCGTTATACTTCTCTTCAGAAATCAAATCCGACAGAAGCATCAGATCTTTATAAAGCTGCTCAGGATAATGCGATGTGGCGTTACAAAGGTTATCAACGTCTTGCTGCTGCAACATTTGAAAAATTCGATGAAACATCTGAGCTTCAAAATTAA
- a CDS encoding AAA family ATPase produces the protein MESFFRTHRYLVEHLDSVIPRLLMKQIDWSQRLIGIKGTRGVGKTTFLLQYAKEFFDINRRDCLYINLNQFYFTIRSITSFAREFVERGGKTLLLDQVYKYPDWARELKECYELYPQLKIVFTGSTVMKLHEDEGLSPIVNVYNLRGFSYREFLNIQFEKDFSAYTLDEILTDHERIAEEICTRIRPLDNFWSYMHHGYYPFYLEKRNFSENLLKTVNMMLEVDVMSIKQIELSYLPKLRKLLYLLAQSAPDKPNISQLSLDCEISRATVTNYMEYLRSARLINMLYREGEEFPKKPDLVYMHNTNLIFPLKMSQIQDQALRETFFYNQIHHSDSKLKKGAKSGMFVVESEGKVYKFKIEGQKSRGKNKSDIFYAIGNLDAGDKNIIPLWLFGFLY, from the coding sequence GTGGAATCATTCTTTCGTACACATAGATATTTAGTAGAACACCTTGACAGTGTTATCCCCAGATTGTTGATGAAGCAGATTGACTGGTCTCAGCGATTGATCGGGATAAAAGGTACCAGAGGGGTCGGGAAAACTACATTCTTACTTCAATATGCAAAAGAGTTTTTCGACATAAACAGGAGAGATTGCCTCTACATAAATCTCAACCAGTTTTATTTTACTATTAGGTCTATAACCAGTTTTGCACGTGAGTTTGTAGAACGTGGAGGTAAAACCTTATTACTGGATCAGGTTTATAAATATCCTGATTGGGCAAGGGAACTCAAAGAATGCTACGAACTTTATCCCCAGTTGAAGATTGTGTTCACCGGTTCTACTGTAATGAAACTTCACGAAGATGAAGGACTTTCACCTATTGTAAATGTATATAATCTGCGAGGATTTTCGTATAGAGAATTCCTTAATATTCAGTTCGAAAAAGATTTCTCAGCATACACTCTCGATGAGATTCTGACAGATCATGAAAGGATAGCAGAGGAAATCTGTACAAGGATAAGACCTCTCGACAATTTCTGGTCTTATATGCATCATGGCTATTATCCGTTTTATCTTGAGAAAAGGAACTTTTCAGAAAATTTGCTGAAAACAGTAAATATGATGCTCGAGGTAGATGTAATGTCTATTAAGCAGATAGAATTGAGTTATCTCCCTAAATTGAGGAAATTATTATACTTATTAGCTCAGTCGGCACCCGATAAACCGAATATAAGCCAGTTGAGTTTGGATTGTGAAATTTCAAGAGCGACAGTTACCAACTACATGGAGTATTTGCGTAGCGCGCGTCTTATTAATATGCTGTACAGAGAAGGGGAAGAGTTTCCAAAGAAACCGGATTTGGTATATATGCACAATACCAACCTTATATTTCCTCTTAAGATGTCCCAAATACAGGATCAGGCCCTGCGGGAAACCTTTTTCTATAATCAGATACATCACAGCGATAGTAAACTCAAGAAAGGTGCAAAAAGCGGAATGTTTGTAGTGGAAAGTGAAGGGAAGGTATATAAATTTAAGATAGAAGGACAAAAAAGCAGAGGTAAGAATAAGTCCGATATATTCTATGCTATAGGCAATCTCGATGCCGGTGACAAGAATATCATTCCTCTTTGGCTCTTCGGCTTTTTATATTGA
- a CDS encoding transporter substrate-binding domain-containing protein: MAKKKILVSVVLFIVLIIISFFVFRKSGQPKDFAQIKKGGVLHIVTDYNSVGYFVSGDTISGFNYDLIQLMKERIPLKIEILLEASLDKSIEGLKQGKYDVMARNIPVTSELRGTLVFTEPVAQNRQVLIQRKQEFNEGVEPLRSHLALAKKTLYVPLNSPAILRIRNLSHEIGDTIYIEEDPVYGAEQLAMLVASKDIDYAVCDEKSAEKVAQSLPEIDYSTLIGFTHIEAWAVSEKSPVLLDSLNTWIKQIKDSKEYRNIYQKYYK, from the coding sequence ATGGCAAAGAAGAAAATCCTTGTATCTGTTGTATTATTTATAGTGCTAATAATCATTTCGTTTTTTGTATTCAGGAAGAGTGGGCAGCCCAAGGACTTTGCTCAGATAAAAAAGGGCGGAGTATTGCATATTGTTACAGATTATAACTCTGTCGGATACTTTGTTTCCGGAGATACTATTTCAGGGTTTAATTATGACTTGATTCAGCTGATGAAAGAGCGTATTCCCTTGAAAATAGAGATCTTATTAGAAGCTAGCCTTGATAAAAGTATTGAAGGACTTAAACAGGGAAAATATGATGTTATGGCTCGCAATATTCCGGTTACCTCCGAGTTGCGGGGTACTCTTGTGTTTACTGAACCTGTTGCGCAAAACAGACAGGTGCTGATACAGCGGAAGCAAGAATTTAATGAAGGTGTGGAGCCTTTGCGGAGCCACCTTGCTCTGGCTAAAAAGACCCTGTATGTTCCTCTCAATTCGCCTGCCATACTGCGTATAAGAAATTTGTCGCACGAGATAGGAGATACGATCTATATAGAGGAAGACCCTGTTTATGGGGCCGAACAATTAGCTATGCTGGTAGCATCTAAGGATATAGATTATGCAGTTTGTGATGAGAAAAGTGCAGAAAAAGTAGCCCAGTCTTTGCCCGAGATAGACTATTCCACATTAATAGGTTTTACGCATATTGAAGCGTGGGCTGTAAGTGAAAAATCCCCTGTGCTCTTGGATTCACTCAATACATGGATAAAGCAAATCAAAGATTCTAAAGAGTACCGTAATATCTACCAAAAGTATTACAAATAG